A window of Pyxidicoccus xibeiensis contains these coding sequences:
- a CDS encoding DmpA family aminopeptidase has translation MRALPSVLLCLSMTLASAGLAQPAPAKAKPRARDLGITFGGRTGPNNAITDVPGVEVGHTTLISGEDRGEPGQRAVRTGVTAVLPRGKDGVAEAVFAATFALNGNGELTGTHWVEESGQLSGPVMLTNTNDIGAVRDGVITWAMKRDLAWDLGLPVVAETWDGFLNDIYGFHVKAEHAHQALDTARGGPVPEGAVGGGTGMMCHGFKGGIGTASRKLPDAEGGHTVGVLVQCNYGARRLLSVEGVPVGEELTDLRPCYVGARKPEGPFIGNMVACPASSGVTRPTLNEGAGSIIIVVGTDAPLLPHQLKRIARRVSLGLGKMGGLGENYSGDIFLAFSTQRLKPAAQARIASVAMLDNDHITPLFEATVQATQEAILNAMLAAETTTGAKGVRVFALPQDRLVKAMKKYGRLSPAPAREPQKPATPKRTP, from the coding sequence ATGCGTGCTCTTCCCTCCGTCCTGCTCTGTCTTTCGATGACCCTGGCGAGCGCGGGCCTCGCGCAGCCCGCCCCCGCGAAGGCAAAGCCCCGCGCCCGGGACCTGGGCATCACCTTCGGCGGGAGGACTGGCCCCAACAACGCCATCACAGACGTGCCGGGGGTGGAGGTGGGCCACACGACGCTCATCTCCGGCGAGGACCGCGGCGAGCCGGGCCAGCGCGCGGTGCGGACGGGCGTCACCGCCGTGCTGCCTCGCGGCAAGGATGGCGTCGCCGAGGCGGTGTTCGCCGCGACCTTCGCCCTCAATGGCAATGGCGAGCTGACGGGCACGCACTGGGTGGAAGAGTCGGGCCAGCTATCCGGGCCGGTGATGCTGACGAACACCAACGACATCGGCGCCGTGCGTGACGGCGTCATCACCTGGGCGATGAAGCGGGACCTCGCGTGGGACCTGGGCCTGCCCGTGGTGGCGGAGACCTGGGACGGCTTCCTCAACGACATCTACGGCTTCCACGTGAAGGCCGAGCATGCCCATCAGGCGCTCGACACCGCTCGCGGCGGGCCCGTCCCGGAGGGCGCGGTGGGCGGCGGCACGGGGATGATGTGCCACGGCTTCAAGGGCGGTATCGGCACCGCCTCCCGGAAGCTGCCCGACGCCGAGGGCGGCCACACCGTGGGCGTGCTGGTGCAGTGCAACTACGGCGCGCGCCGGCTCCTCTCCGTGGAGGGGGTGCCGGTGGGCGAGGAGCTCACCGACCTGCGGCCCTGCTACGTGGGCGCCCGGAAGCCGGAGGGGCCCTTCATCGGGAACATGGTGGCCTGCCCGGCCTCGAGCGGCGTCACCCGGCCGACGCTGAACGAGGGCGCGGGCTCCATCATCATCGTCGTCGGGACGGACGCGCCCCTGCTGCCGCACCAGCTGAAGCGCATCGCCCGGCGCGTCTCGCTGGGCCTCGGGAAGATGGGGGGCCTGGGGGAGAACTACTCGGGCGACATCTTCCTCGCCTTCTCGACGCAGCGGCTGAAGCCGGCCGCGCAGGCGCGCATCGCCAGCGTGGCCATGCTCGACAACGACCACATCACCCCGCTCTTCGAGGCCACGGTGCAGGCCACGCAGGAGGCCATCCTCAACGCCATGCTCGCCGCCGAGACGACGACGGGCGCCAAGGGCGTCCGCGTCTTCGCCCTGCCCCAGGACCGGCTGGTGAAGGCCATGAAGAAGTACGGGCGGCTGTCACCCGCCCCGGCGCGCGAGCCCCAGAAGCCCGCGACGCCGAAGCGCACGCCTTGA
- a CDS encoding DUF885 domain-containing protein: MTGLRAALLLALGFLAMLPSTTDAAQKRDATATALHALIQREWQYQLEHSPTYASVQGDRRWNDKWDDLSLEAIEADHQHNVQVVAQLKKLDSKKLSAADQLNYDLFLRDYALWVEEHRFKTHLMPVTHMGSLPEGIKQPPGIQTAYQLADTLRFDTVQDYEEWTTRLKTFGTYVDQVMALMREGLREGHVHPKVVLGRMPPQIEKQLVDDPVKSGFYSPFKRFPSSIPAAEQQRLATAARAAISQGVLPALKRYHQFLTGEYVPKGTEQVGSWQLPDGGERYAFLARKYTTTELTPEQIHTLGLAEVKRIRAEMEAVKTKAGFQGTLPEFFRFLRTDPRFYYRTGDELLMRYRSLAKRIDPLLVKLFKTLPRQPYGVEPTPEAMAPDVTTGFYYPAATDGSRPGTYLVNLYRPETRPRWEMVPLTLHEAVPGHHLQTALAVEQTAMPDFRRFGYHVAYGEGWALYCETLGDELGLYDDPYDKFGQLAYDMWRAVRLVVDTGMHVKRWTRQQALDFFMENSPRQELDVTNEVDRYIAWPGQALAYKIGQLRIRELRTRAERELGARFDLREFHDVVLLDGSVPLDVLEGKVQAWVASRKAAAKP; this comes from the coding sequence ATGACTGGACTGCGCGCAGCACTGCTCCTTGCCCTGGGGTTCCTCGCGATGCTTCCTTCCACCACCGACGCCGCCCAGAAGCGCGACGCCACCGCCACCGCGCTGCACGCGCTCATCCAGCGCGAGTGGCAGTACCAGCTCGAGCACAGCCCCACCTACGCCTCCGTGCAGGGGGACCGCCGCTGGAACGACAAGTGGGATGACCTGAGCCTCGAGGCCATCGAGGCGGACCACCAGCACAACGTCCAGGTCGTCGCGCAGCTGAAGAAGCTGGACAGCAAGAAGCTCTCCGCCGCGGACCAGCTCAACTACGACCTGTTCCTGCGCGACTACGCGCTGTGGGTGGAGGAGCACCGCTTCAAGACGCACCTGATGCCGGTGACCCACATGGGCAGCCTCCCCGAGGGCATCAAGCAGCCCCCGGGCATCCAGACGGCGTACCAGCTCGCGGACACGCTGCGCTTCGACACCGTCCAGGACTACGAGGAGTGGACCACCCGGCTGAAGACCTTCGGCACGTACGTGGACCAGGTGATGGCGCTGATGCGCGAGGGTCTGCGCGAGGGGCACGTCCACCCGAAGGTCGTCCTGGGTCGGATGCCGCCGCAAATCGAGAAGCAGCTGGTGGACGACCCGGTGAAGAGCGGCTTCTACAGCCCCTTCAAGCGCTTCCCGTCCAGCATTCCCGCCGCCGAGCAGCAGCGGCTGGCCACCGCCGCCCGCGCCGCCATCTCCCAGGGCGTGCTGCCCGCGCTGAAGCGCTACCACCAGTTCCTCACAGGGGAGTACGTGCCGAAGGGCACGGAGCAGGTGGGCAGCTGGCAGCTCCCGGACGGCGGCGAGCGGTATGCCTTCCTCGCCCGCAAGTACACGACGACGGAGCTGACGCCCGAGCAGATCCACACGCTGGGGCTGGCCGAGGTGAAGCGCATCCGCGCGGAGATGGAGGCGGTGAAGACGAAGGCGGGCTTCCAGGGCACGCTGCCGGAGTTCTTCCGCTTCCTGCGCACGGACCCGCGCTTCTACTACCGCACCGGGGACGAGCTGCTGATGCGCTACCGCAGCCTCGCCAAGCGCATCGACCCGCTGCTGGTGAAGCTGTTCAAGACGCTGCCCCGGCAGCCGTACGGCGTGGAGCCCACCCCGGAGGCGATGGCGCCGGACGTGACGACGGGCTTCTACTACCCGGCCGCGACGGACGGCTCTCGCCCTGGCACGTACCTGGTGAATCTCTACCGCCCGGAGACGCGGCCGCGCTGGGAGATGGTGCCGCTGACGCTGCACGAGGCGGTGCCCGGCCACCACCTGCAGACGGCGCTGGCCGTGGAGCAGACGGCCATGCCCGACTTCCGCCGCTTCGGCTACCACGTGGCCTACGGCGAGGGCTGGGCGCTGTACTGCGAGACGCTGGGCGACGAGCTGGGCCTCTACGACGACCCGTACGACAAGTTCGGCCAGCTCGCGTACGACATGTGGCGCGCGGTGCGGCTCGTCGTCGACACGGGCATGCACGTCAAGCGCTGGACGCGGCAGCAGGCGCTCGACTTCTTCATGGAGAACTCGCCGCGCCAGGAGCTGGACGTCACCAACGAGGTGGACCGCTACATCGCCTGGCCGGGACAGGCGCTGGCCTACAAGATTGGCCAGCTGCGCATCCGCGAGCTGCGCACCCGCGCGGAGCGCGAGCTGGGCGCGCGCTTCGACCTGCGCGAGTTCCACGACGTGGTGCTGCTGGACGGCTCCGTGCCGCTGGACGTCCTGGAAGGCAAGGTCCAGGCGTGGGTGGCTTCGCGGAAGGCCGCCGCGAAGCCCTGA